One region of Ovis canadensis isolate MfBH-ARS-UI-01 breed Bighorn chromosome Y, ARS-UI_OviCan_v2, whole genome shotgun sequence genomic DNA includes:
- the LOC138431365 gene encoding interleukin-3 receptor subunit alpha: MALPGLAALLILICCSMTTDHAISDPDPPIKNLRIDPERKRLVWDQHGNVSEIGCYVNSKILRKATKNPYCTLGDLSCEVKNYTVKVMKGQPFSDWILYPKQGNPRAAADNLTCRVHDVDQLSCSWAVGEEAPADVQYQFYLQQSVETWQCPKYTQNQQGVNVQCHFDSISLHPQRQAQFRFLVNGTSGDSEIPCRVMIHRLQEIEILAAPNITKKWCNENDSFMEWEVRSLFTEDTKYELEIQKGTDLAYKEETELKSLRLRNPGPYTVKVKAMDSLFSGRRPPGQWSAPQHLDCGSKNASFPFWLVYLLAPLGALLLVGLVFLCRRWPVVQKLFPRVPHVKDPVGDSFQNERMMAWDPEQERQEECPVVQVQVLGEA; the protein is encoded by the exons ATGGCCCTCCCCGGGCTGGCCGCGCTCCTGATACTCATCTGCTGCTCGATGACCACGGACCACG CCATCTCTGATCCAGACCCACCGATTAAGAACTTAAGGATagatccagaaagaaaaagattggtCTGGGACCAGCACGGAAACGTTTCTGAAATTGGGTGTTACGTCAATTCgaaaattttaagaaag GCAACAAAGAACCCCTATTGCACTCTTGGCGACTTGTCATGCGAAGTGAAAAACTACACCGTGAAGGTGATGAAAGGCCAACCGTTCTCTGACTGGATTCTGTATCCAAAACAAG GCAACCCCCGGGCGGCCGCGGACAACCTGACCTGCCGGGTGCACGACGTGGATCAGCTCAGCTGCAGCTGGGCGGTGGGCGAGGAGGCCCCGGCGGACGTGCAATACCAGTTCTACCTGCAGCAGTCCGT GGAGACGTGGCAGTGTCCCAAGTACACGCAGAACCAGCAGGGCGTCAACGTCCAGTGCCATTTTGACAGCATCTCCCTTCATCCTCAACGCCAAGCTCAGTTTCGTTTCCTGGTGAATGGTACCAGCGGTGACTCCGAAATCCCCTGCCGCGTAATGATTCATAGATTGCAAGAAATTG AAATATTAGCTGCCCCGAACATCACAAAAAAGTGGTGTAACGAAAACGACTCTTTCATGGAATGGGAAGTAAGGAGTCTCTTTACTGAAGACACCAAGTATGAGCTTGAGATACAGAAG GGCACGGACCTCGCCTACAAAGAGGAG ACGGAGCTCAAGTCCTTGAGGCTGAGGAACCCGGGACCCTACACGGTGAAGGTCAAGGCCATGGACTCCCTGTTTTCCGGGAGAAGACCGCCGGGCCAGTGGAGCGCCCCGCAGCACCTCG ACTGTGGCAGCAAGAACGCGTCCTTCCCGTTCTGGCTGGTGTACCTGCTGGCCCCGCTCGGGGCGCTGCTCCTGGTGGGGCTCGTGTTCCTCTGTCGCAG GTGGCCGGTGGTGCAGAAGCTCTTCCCGCGTGTCCCTCACGTGAAAGACCCGGTCGGAGACAGCTTTCAGAACGAGAGGATG ATGGCCTGGGACCCcgagcaggagaggcaggaggagtgtCCGGTGGTCCAGGTGCAGGTGTTGGGGGAAGCATGA
- the LOC138431370 gene encoding ADP/ATP translocase 3, producing MTEQAISFAKDFLAGGIAAAISKTAVAPIERVKLLLQVQHASKQIAADKQYKGIVDCIVRIPKEQGVLSFWRGNLANVIRYFPTQALNFAFKDKYKQIFLGGVDKHTQFWRYFAGNLASGGAAGATSLCFVYPLDFARTRLAADVGKSGSEREFRGLGDCLVKITKSDGIRGLYQGFNVSVQGIIIYRAAYFGIYDTAKGMLPDPKNTHIVVSWMIAQTVTAVAGVVSYPFDTVRRRMMMQSGRKGADIMYKGTVDCWRKILKDEGGKAFFKGAWSNVLRGMGGAFVLVLYDELKKVI from the exons ATGACGGAACAGGCCATCTCCTTCGCCAAGGATTTCCTGGCCGGGGGCATCGCCGCCGCCATCTCCAAGACGGCCGTGGCCCCGATCGAGCGCGTCAAGCTGCTGCTGCAG GTGCAGCACGCGAGCAAGCAGATCGCGGCCGACAAGCAGTACAAGGGCATCGTGGACTGCATTGTGCGTATCCCCAAGGAGCAGGGCGTGCTGTCCTTCTGGCGGGGCAACCTGGCCAACGTCATCCGCTACTTCCCCACGCAAGCCCTCAACTTCGCTTTCAAGGACAAGTACAAGCAGATCTTCCTGGGGGGCGTGGACAAGCACACGCAGTTCTGGAGGTACTTCGCAGGCAACCTGGCCTCGGGCGGCGCGGCCGGGGCCACCTCCCTGTGCTTCGTCTACCCGCTGGATTTCGCCCGAACCCGCCTGGCGGCCGACGTGGGCAAGTCGGGCAGTGAGCGCGAGTTCAGGGGCCTGGGAGACTGTCTGGTGAAGATCACCAAGTCCGACGGCATCCGCGGGCTGTACCAGGGCTTCAACGTGTCGGTGCAGGGTATCATCATCTACCGCGCCGCCTACTTCGGCATCTACGACACCGCCAAGG GCATGCTCCCAGACCCCAAGAACACGCACATCGTGGTGAGCTGGATGATCGCGCAGACCGTGACGGCCGTGGCGGGCGTGGTCTCCTACCCCTTCGACACCGTGCGGCGCCGCATGATGATGCAGTCGGGGCGCAAAGGAG CCGACATCATGTACAAGGGCACCGTGGACTGCTGGCGGAAGATCCTCAAGGACGAGGGCGGCAAGGCCTTCTTCAAGGGCGCCTGGTCCAACGTGCTGCGCGGCATGGGCGGCGCCTTTGTGCTGGTCCTCTACGACGAGCTCAAGAAGGTCATCTAA